The Leishmania mexicana MHOM/GT/2001/U1103 complete genome, chromosome 27 sequence TCCGCTTGCCCGATGCACCGGCAAAGCGGAAGGGCCGGGGCAGCGTGGTGAGCATGGGCACGGCCGACGCTCTCGCTTTCCAAATTGTGCAGTCTATCGTCGATCCGGACGGTGGCACTACGTTCCTGCATGTGTGTCCATACAATCGCACCAGTGGCggagtggtggcggtgactACCGCGTTAGGCCACTCTAGTCTGTCCCCCCTCGCTTCCCCTTCGTCACTTCGACTCAGTGCCGCGGCGCCCCTGTCGGAGTCGTCGACAGTGTACCTCCTggccggcagcaccagcgggtACATACAGGAGTGGACGGTGGATGTGGAGAACGCGACATCTGCAGAGGTGTCGCCGAAGGCTGCTGCCTTGTCCGCCGACCCGGTGTACGTCAACGTCAAGTGCCGCTGGTACCACAAGGCGCACTCCGCCACCGTGGACTGCGTCGTCACGGACGAGGATGTCGTGGTAAGCACGAGTCTGTTCGACTGCGCCCGCATCTACCaccgcaccagcggcgccacctgcgctgtcaccagcaccgcagcgATTCCCGTGCTCGTGccgcagctgaaggagctcgTCTGGGGCACGATCGACGGTGCACTGAGCGTCGCGAGCTACGCGCGCTTTGCGTCTGGGATAGAGaacgagctgcagctgctgtggacTGCCAGGCCGCACGCGACGGCGATCCGCGGAGTGTGCTTGTCCTTGACACCAGATCTCCGCTGGGACACCCTGTGCACCGGCGCAGCCGACGGGTctatgtgcgtgtggagggCCATGCCGGAGTTGGGGCGGGCAGCGgctggcagcgcagcagccaagaAGGAGGGCGCTGCGCCGTTGATAACCCACTTCTTGCACGTACTCGCTCTGCCACCGAACACTGCGGAGAAAGGGGACTCTGATGGGAAACGGGTggcggccgtggtggcggggcTGAGGGCATCCACCGCTGGCAAACAAGGTGCCATCCTTGTCGTGGAGCTGACCGCCACTGGAGAAGTTGGCCAagtcgccgccgtgcccctCAAGGACAACATAAAGGTGTCGTGCGCGCACCTGTGCCTCAGCGGCAATGGCACCCTCTCGCTCTGGGTCGGGACACGGTGTGGCCAGCTGTTGCACGCTCTCCATAAACCGGCGCAAAAGGTCTGGACAGCGCTGATGCCGGTGCAGTGGGATGCCAAGCCAAACGGCAGCGTGGCCGCCATCGCAGACGACGCAGCGTCGTCGGTCGTCATGGTGGCTGTTGCCGAAGTGCCCGATTCGCGTCGGGCGTCGCAACGCCTATCCCTCTCCGCGCTTCAGCTGGAGCCCAGGGCGACGGTGGAGACGATGGTGTCACAATGGGAAGGAGATGTTGCCCTTCCTTGCACTGTATATGCTGCCAGCCACCACGAACGCACGTTCGCCATGACATGGGTGAGCAAGATAGGCTCAGACGAGCAAGCCTCTCCGCGTGACATCGGTGGGCTTCTCGTGTGCAGTAGCGATGGCACCATGGTGCGCTGTTTTCGCACCAGCGTGGCCATTGCTGCCCCTTCTTTAGGCCTTTGGAACACACCCGAGGTGCTTGTCatggcgtcgtcgtccggGCATGTAAACACCATTCAGCGCAACTTCGACGAGTCGCCGTCCTTCTCAGCCACAGCGGTGACCGCGCAAAGTCGAAACTCAGATCTTCTCTGCCTCGACATCTTTGAGAACAGCAAACGAGTACTGATGCCGTCAAAAGTGCGGACGACGCAGCTGACAGCGCTCCTGTGCGACGTGGGGACAGAGAGGgtgcggctggcggcggtgcggcaagAAGAAGCTGATGTCGCAAACGAAGTGGCACTCTTCGATAACACGGGTCGAGAGTGTGGTCGCGTAacgcacgacggcgccgtttTACTGAGCAACGACGCGTCTGCAGCATCTGCCTCGAAGCGACCGATCAGCTATACACCCAAACTGCAGGGGGCGTCCCTGTGTCGGTCctcggcgacggcagtggcCACGGCAGCCCAGACTACCAACTGCACCGCTAtcgccgcacacgcgggGGATCGAATCGTCTTCATTGGCTACGATGACGGTCTTCTGCAGATGGTTGACACAACTGACGTGTACGTCTTCTGCCGTCGCTGGGCAACAGACGCGACTGGCGTCGCACGACGGATTGTGGACGTGCGGTACGGTGGCTCGGGGGTAGCGGTGGTGCTGTTAGCGAACAATCACCTCTGCAGTTTCGCTATCCCTCCTCGTAGTCTACTCGATCAACCTTCGTTGTGATGAGGCATTGAGCATGGGCTTCTGTGCACTTGTTGGGTGGGGAGACCTGCTTTGTTTCCGGACTGTGTACCCATGCGCGCTTCGGCACGGCATCGTTGATTGTACAACATACTGAGGTGAAGAAGCCACTcctttcttttgttttgtttcggCGTGTGCCCATTGCTCTGCCCTGCAgcacgagctgcacgccACTCCACCCCAGCCGGGCCCcgtcgcacaggcgcacatggcctggcgcgcagcagccctgGACACACGCGGTACAGCGttgcgccgacccagtcatCTCGGTGCGGCCTCCGTCCAAAGctcggcacagacacacccattGCGCCGGTCCCCACGTGCCGCACCCTCCTCGAGAGTGGCGCAGGCCCCCTGCACCAGTGGGCAGAGTGAGGggccggggagggggtgggtgagatgtgttcgagtcacgctggcACTCTGTCCCCATCATGTGGACGGCACAATGGtgtccgccgtcgcaggccgctccgacgccacgccgtccacaACCTCACCAGtgacatcagcagcgatacatcgctctgacctcccctacGTTGTTGGTGCTGGGCCCTGCgacaccacgcactgaggggtcaaccccacccccttcccgGTTATCCGGGTGGAGAGGTCACTCATACAAGGAAAAATAGAGCCGATATCGTGTACGCAGAAGGCTACAGCCCGCCACGATGTTCCTTCGCTCGTTCTGTTTGTTCGTCTACCGCatttctcccttttttcgCCTTCTCGATCCCCATGTACAATgagtccccctcccttccacctccccccccccccccaaaaaaaaaaaatatatatacacacacaaacaccatttcccctcccccttggcTGCGGCGTTACAGTTATCCTCCTTGTATCTCTGCCGTATTCTCTTTCACGCGTTGTCTTCGGGAGGAAGCCCGCTCACACgaccgcctctccccctgtgtgtatgtgtgtttctctctttccctttgCTTATTTCTTTGTTGTTATCGCTTTGCTTGGTCGGGCGAGAGGGAagcggcagccgtggcgtCCTCTCTTTGAgggcagtgcagcagcaaggagaggaggacgggAAGGGTGAAAAGCaggcgacgcgcacacatgttGCCTAGAAGgaatatatatgtatatattatatatatatatatatatttatatgtatgcatgtgttCTTAAAATATCTATAGAtgcacggcggcgggggtgggaggcggggggctgggggagagagaaagggagagaggcggagcgaCGGCTCTTGACTTGACCATCTCTACTGTATCGATTACTGTTTTTGCTGTCTTCCCGCGCACCACTCCATTTCGTCCCctgccacccccgccccgccccgccttACTTCCTTCCATTTCTTCGGTTCCTCTCGGGCTCCTACAAATGACATCAAAGTGCGCCAGTTCTTTACTCTgtacaggcacacacacacacacatgcacacaaaaCGATGATATTAATATGATAGAGCACCCACGCCGTTGCGTACCCACCGCTTCGTTTCTCTTTCGCTGTTGCGCCTCCTCACCGCAAAGGCGGCCCCGACGTGGcatcctctccctcccccctcccccttatCCTGTGTTGATTCGCCGGCAAGCAAGCCGTTCACTAATCAGACCAGAttgtgagggggaggggggacatTCGGCCCCCTTTCCACCGAATGCCTTCACGGTTTGCCTTCTGTCTGTTGTGACACCCGACGTGAGGTGGTGGATGTGGTCATCGGCTCATCTCATTTTGTCTTGCTTTCTCCGCTTTCGCCctgctgcctccctctccctctctccgtaCTAGCCAAATCTTCACATCTTCGACAAGCCTCCACGCCACATTCGACATTACGGGGTCTttggtgtctctctctctccagtgGAAAGGTTGTACTGTCTCTGCTGCTGTATTCTTCGTTTTTTTAGTAGATTGTTTTCTCTTCGGCGCTGTGTAGTCGTAGAGGCTGCGCCAACAAGtagcgccccctcccccctcccctcccaaCTCTTTCCCTCCTTGCTACCGACATCATGGCCTACAGCCAGTCGCAGCAGATGCAGAAGGAGTTCCGGCTCCCGATGGTGCCGGGACTGTCCTGTGGCGAGGAGATGATGCGCCGCAACTACGATCGTCGCCAGATACATGGTGTGAAGCTGGACTGCGCGACGGCCATCGCTGGCGTGCCTGCCGATCGCACTCTCACCGACGGCAGTTGTCCCTACCCCGGCTCCACGCTCAAGGGCGTCGTGACGGCcgtcgcggaggcggctgggGCTGACGAGCAGAGCACGGAGGACCCGACCGGCCGCGTGCTCCGCTACTACGGCTACTGTATCGAGCCAGTCTCGGACAGTGCACAGGAGACGGAGCGGGTGCGCAAGGTGATCCTCAACTTCTACCTCGAGGATGGCACAATGAGCGTGACGGAGCCGAAACAAGACAACTCCGGGTTTGCCTTTCCCGCCAACCTGAAGCGCCACATCGTCCCCAACCCGGACGGCACGCCGATCACCGCCGCACAGCTGAAGGTGGGCGAGCCGGTGTCCTTCTACGGCCGCACATACGAGGTGTACGACGCCGACCCCTTCACCCGGGCTCTACTCAAAGAGGCTGGGGAAGAGGTGCCGCCGGCCATCGTGCCGCCGACGGACGCGTACACCACGATGCGCAGCCGCCCTGTGGCCAAGGCGCACGACGTCCCATCCATCGCGGCGTCCAGCCCACTCAACACGATGCTCTCGCCGGCCCAGGTACGAGCGACCCGGCAATTCCTCGAGTTTGACCGCaaggtgctgcggtgcgacTGCACGTGGGACGACACGACGAGCCTCTACGGCACAAAGCACTTTCTCACACTTTACTACTTCCTTAGCGACGGCAGTATCGCGTTCGTCGAGAAGGATGTACAGAACAGCGGCCGCGACCCGTTTCCCAAGTTCTTAAGCCGCCAGCGCATCGCGAAGCCGACAAGCGCGTCCGGCAAGTTCGACTCCTCGTCTCTTGGCTCCGTCACCTTCAAGGAGGACGCGAACACCGTCTACTACACCGACGAAGACATCCGCATTGGAAACGTGCTCAACCTCTACGGCCGCCAGGTGAAAATCCATGACTACAACCAGTACACCCGTGACCACATGGCGAAGAAATTCGGCATCACAGCATACACACCCATTCCcggcgccacgccgccgccgtttgTACCGCCGTGCTCGACGCGTCGCGAGATCTCCGAAGAGACGGTGCGGGAGCACCACAAAGAGAAGCACGAGGAgcttcgccgccaccgatTCGCCAACTCCGTTGTCAAGTTCCTCGTCCGCCTGGACAACGGCAAAGAGGAAGACAAGGTGCGCCGCTTCGTCCTAGCCGTATACCTGGCCGACAACAGTGTCTCCATCTTCGAGCCCGTCATCCGCAACAGCGGAATCGTGGGCGGGAAGTTCCTGCAGCGTCAGaaggtgcgccgcgccgacGGCGAGTATTTCCGCGCGGACGACTTCTACGTcggcgcgcgcgtggtgcTCAACTCGTTCCCGTTTGTCATCCTCAACTCAGACGAGCACTCGCTGAACTACATGGAGCACAACCCTGAGGAATTCGGTCACTCAGACATCAACAAAATCGTCCGCAAGATGCGAGCGATGCTGCAGAGTAGCACCACAGGTCTCGCCGAGGCGTTCCGCCTCGCCGATGAGAGCcggggcggcggcctcgaCATGGAGGTGTTTCTGTCCATCATGAAGGAGCTTAACCTCGACATTACCGAACAAGAGATCCTGACCGTGCTACGGTACTTTGACAAAAACAGCGAGTCGTACGTCAGCTATGAAGAAGTGGCCAGCCGCATCATGCCCGAGGACGGTGCGGTGGCGAGCGACAACCGCTCGTGGCAGGCAATCTACCAGGAGGGCACCGATCACGCCATCGCGTCGTTCCTCGACGACCCcaaggaggcagaggagaaggagcgcaaGAGCCGCGAAAACGCGGCGGCTTCTCGAGGTGCGGCGGAGTTCCTCAACCTCTACCATCAACGCCGTCAGCTGTTCATGAAAGAGTTCCACGCGATCACCGACTACGCCAAGGACAGCCTGATCGGATCTGATGAGTTCaagatgtgtgtgcgtcgcaAGCTGGAgctctcctccatctccgaTGAAGAGATGGGTGCGCTGGCGAAAAATCTCTTTCCTGCTGGGGCACCTCGCGTGTCGTACGAGGAGTTCATGCGCCTCCTGAACGGCACCTCGACCTACGCccacaccgtcgtcgccatcgcctctCACGGCGCTTCAAAGTAAGCTGGAATAAGGTAGGTGCGATATGGCAGCAGACGGAGGGGAGGACACCGAAACTGGTGCGTGCCCACCTGTATCTCTCGTAAAGTATGCGTGTATGTCCGCAGCTACAAAGGTACGATGTAAAGTACGAATACAAGAGCCGCAGCTGATGCAGTGTGATGCATGGAAAACCATCTCGCTGGAGTCTTGAGCGCTACCCGCTTCCTCACGTCTCGCCCCGTCCCAGTGACCATGCGGGAAAGAAAGGTGTCACGCTTGTGGTGGGTGCAGATGTGCGCGAGGTACGGTGGCAGTTCGGAGACGGCGACTGTCATCCCTGCGTTGTCCTTCTTTTTGttggtgtggggagggggagagggtctttttcatgtgtgtgtgtgtctgtgtggagTTCCGTTGATTTTGGCTGTTGTCAGGCTTCCACCGTTGCTTCTTGCGCCTGGTGTCCATATTTAGACCTCtgcttcccttctcctcccatCATCGTTCGGGTTGCTCGTTGTCCAGGATTGACGAAAGCCTTCTCAGAtggcaccccctcccctataGAGCAGGGGGTGAGGGCAAGGGTCGTACCACCTTACATACATACGCACAGGGGGAgaaaaggaggggggagtgcgtgcgtgcacgtgacACCAGTCCTTTGTatttcctccctctcccgcctccccctcgctttcctcctcctcctctcacctATCTTTCTTGTATCTGTGGTTGCGGCTGTGTTGCCatccgccgtcgcggcgttTCAGCGGACACGCGAGTCGTTCATGTATGATAAGACatccctctgtctctccgtCCGTTTTACGGTAGAAAAACACAAACGTGGAAAACGGCATGAGGCCGCGGCACAAGTCACCGAAAAGCTCTcaagggtggaggggggtggaACGGGGTGCTCGGCGGCGTTCGCGTGACTCCAGTTCCGCCATctgtctcctcccctctcccctgtcCTCGCGACACCCTCCGTTCTCTTTCCTGTGATGATTTGTGTTGACGTGGAACGTGTTCAGGCAGTTTGGGAGGCACATGCTTTGATCTACAGTCGATGACGttcctgtgtgcgtgtgtgcgtgcgcagcgcccGCGTTGTCTCATAAGGGGCAGGCCGCCTATCCTGGGAAGGGTCTTTTTTTGTGCCGCGTTGCACGCCAGGAGGTTGTGGGCCTCTGGCCAACTATGCGTCACCCGATCCCCACCCCTCGACTACTCTGCTACTTCACCCTGACAAGTCCACAGTGCTCACTCTGCGCTTCCTCGCGCGCAGCTCGCTACATCGTTTGCGTCCTCGCACGCATCGGCaattttttttctttggaATGCGCGTTACAAAGCTTGTGCTGGTGTGCCTGGCAGCAGCTCTACTGAGCGTTGCTATCGCACTTCCATCTATGTCAGCGCCAGCGACGGCTGCGGATTGCCTTGGTCTTGGGTTCGAGAAGGACACAGTACGCTGCCGGATGTGCGCCAAGCTGTTCATTGTGACGCAAAACGACGAGCTTCGGCAAGAGTgcgagagctgctgcaccgaaGGCAAGGGTGGCACGGCTGATGACGTCACTTAGGTGTCCGCCCGCATCGAGCTCCGCGGTATCGCTCGTGCCACTGTGCCGTCGGAGATGAACGCCCTCGCCATCTTCAAGCGTACGCGCCGCTCAGAGCCGTGCTTCACGTACATGTCGTTTCTGGAGAAATCCTCAGTGGCGCTTGCGCAAGTGGTACGCATTGGTGGCGACCCGACAGATGACGTGACGATGCACATCACACGCTGGTCTTCCGAAGCGCTCCACGATCTCTTTAGGAAGAAGATTCGGGTGTGGTGGCCTCACCGTGAGGAATGGCGTCTTCTTGCCCaagaaggggaagaggcggcgctggctgTCTTGTGGCGCCGACAcacccttccctcctctgcgTCGAAGGCACACGGGGGGGAGCACGCACCCACAGGAGCGATGTTTGGCGCTTCCATTCAGGGTCAGAAGCTCATGAAGGAAGCACGGGtgtctctccttttttctccttggtgggtgcgtgtgtgtgggaacGGGGGAGGCCGTCCGCCCAGGACGTCTTTCGGTCAAACTGACTTGTATTTGTGGCATCAGTGACTTCACGAGAAGCTAATACACCGAGACGGTGTGGCCTCCATGTCTGCTTTGGTTTTCTTGCTTTTGCGCTCCCTAACGACGACGGGgggggagcagcggcacccctCAGTGCGTGATGTCGCGGGCCCCGGCACACACCCTgcactctgtgtgtgtgtttgtgtgtggtggaAAGTGAGCcagccctcccccacccccaaccccTGTCAAGTGCCCCAGCCGCCTCGGGTGGTGTCGCAGGGCCCAGCACCAACGACgtaggggaggtcagagcgatgtatcgctgctgatgtcgctGGTGAGGTtgtggacggcgtggcgtcggagcggcctgcgactGCGGACACCATTGTGCCGTCCACATGATGGGGACAGAGTgccagcgtgactcgaacacatctcacccaccccctccccggccCCTCACTCTGCCCACTGGTGCAGGGGGCCTGCGCCACTCTCGAGGAGGGTGCGGCACGTGGGGACCGGCGCaatgggtgtgtctgtgtcgaGCTTTGGACGGAGGCCGCACCGAGatgactgggtcggcgcaaCGCTGTACCGCGTGTGCCCAGGGCTGCTTCGCGCCAGGccatgtgcgcctgtgcgacgGGGCCCGGCTGGGGTGGAGTggcgtgcagctcgtgcTGCACGGCAGAGCAATGGACACACGCCGAAACAAAAGCGGAAAACGCTGTGCGTATCGTCACATGGTTGCTGcaccacccacacctccTCGACACACTACTTTCTGTTTGCCAtcgtgccccccccccatcccgtgcccctcctctccctctccctctgtaATGTGGCCCACTGCATGCatgccgcctctctccctccctctctctctgtgcgtctgtgATGCTtagtttttttttgagtTTTGCCCCTCCCTCGATCGCGTGTGGTGGTTCACCAAGTGCCCCCTTTCCTCAGAGtgccatacacacacacagacgcccGCACCCACACGGAGACGCACCTACAGTAGCACAGCCGGCACGGGGGCCAGACCACCTGTCCTTATCTTCTTTAGTGAACTCCCCAGCCAAGGCGCACGACACCTCCTCGACGATTACCGCCGTATTCCTCCAAAggttccccccccccactgtCGGCAGACGCTCACAACGACAGGGTGGGAGTCGGTTTTTCCTGTCGAGAATCGCTCGTTCACGAGGTAGCccgctgctgacgctcgTCAGCTTTGCAGCCGCCTGTTGTGTAGAAGGTGCATCGCTGTCTCCCGCACCCGTCAGGTGCCTCTACTTGGCACTCTCCTGTGTTTTCTCGAGTCGCATATAACCCTGCTGGTTTTCCCCTGTCGTCCGTCGATTCCTCCTTACAGATCCGTGCGTTCTCGCAATCTAACGAAACAAAATGATGCGCCGCGCATTGAGtggtgtcgtcgccgtccgcgcgtcggcgatgcgcaGCTATACGGACGCCCGCACGATCCGCAAACCGAACCCATATGACCAGCTCGTCAACGCCGAGAACCAGCACTATGTGGAGGATCTCATGCGACAGTACGAGGCCGACAGCGCTCTTGTCGATCCCAGCTGGGTGCCCGTGCTAGAGGCGATTCGTTCCGGAAGTGACGATTCTCCGGTCGTGGCGACCTTCAGCCGCCCGACAGACGCCAAGGCATTGTCGGAAAAGCAGCGCCACGACAATATGCGCCTTTCGTGGATGATCCGCGAATACGAACGGTTTGGCCACCATATGGCGAACGTCGACCCGCTCAGCGGCTACCACGCCGATAATTGTATCCTCGGATCTCGCACACTGGCGCCGGAGGAGTTCGGCTTCACCAAGGATGATCTGTCGCATGTCTTCAACGTCACCTTTGGTGCCAGCCACGAGGCGACCTTCGTCAGCGGTGGCACTGCCatgacgctgcagcagattATCAATCAACTCCGCCGGCTCTACTGTGGACCGATCGGGTTCGAGTTCATGTCGTCAGGCTTCTTCGAGCTGCGCAACTGGTTCCGACAGGAAGTCACGGACTCCCTGCAGCCCTTGCCAGCCGAGGAGCGTAGGCTTTACTACAACGATGTCGTAAAGGCCTGTGGCTTCGAGAAGTTTCTGCAGTTGAAGTACGCCACAAAGCATCGCTTCggcctcgacggcggcgaggcgctcATTCCGGCCTTGAAGGCAGCCATCCTCACATCGAGCGACCTCGGCGTGCAGAGCGCGATCATCGGCATGGCACACCGTGGCCGCCTGAACGTCCTGGCGAACGTGCTGCACAAGTCCCTACGCGCCATCCTCAACGAGTTCGAAGGTCGTGTGGCGATCGAGGATGCCCACCTCACCGGCGACGTCGAGTACCATCTCGGCAAGCGCAAGCACGTGAAACTGCCAAACAACAAGTCCATCGAGCTGGACCTGCTGCCGAACCCGTCCCATCTCGAAGCCGTAAACCCGCTGGTGCTGGGTAAGGCCCGTGCGCGGCAACTCTACACGAACGACGTGGAgtgcacggcggtgctgccgatcCTCATCCACGGCGACTCCGCATTCGCCGGCCAAGGGTCGTGCTACGAGACGATGGGCTTCTGCGAGCTAGAAAACTTCCACGTCGGTGGCACGCTGCATTTGGTCATCAACAACCAGATCGGCTTCACCACCAACCCGAAGGActcgcgcgccagcgcctACTGCACCGACCTGTCAAAGGTGAACAACGCCCCAGTGATGCACGtcaacggcgacgacgtggACGCGTGCGTGAAGGCGGCCAAGATTGCCGCACGCTTCCGCCAGCAGTTCCACCACGACATCATCATCGACCTCGTCTGCTACCGACGCTACGGACACAACGAGACCGACCTGCCCGACTTTACCCAGCCGAAGCTCTACAACCAGATTCGCCAGCACCCCAGCGTCGTAGACATCTACACCAAAACTCTCATCAAGGACGGCGTGCTGACAGCAGAGGAGGCCAAAGCGAAGGACAAGGATTGGGAGGGCGTCCTGCGCCAGGCGTACGACCGCATGAACAGCGCGCAGAACTTCGTGAAGGTCATGCCCGTGTTTGACCCCGAGAGCGAGAACACCTCGGCCGATTTGTCGTATGCGAAGATCGCTGCCACACGTATACCGCCGCCGGTTTCGGCGGTGGACACCGGCGTCGAGACTCAGACGCTACGCGAGGCCGGCGTGCGTCTGGCGTCGATCCCGAAGGAGATGCAGAAGCCACACCCGGTCGTGGAGCGGACGTACGCGGCGCGCAAGAAGGGCACGGAGCAGGGGGACGCAATCGAGTGGTGTCAAGCAGAGCTCatggcgctggcgacgctcTCGATGCAAGGGGTGCCGATCCGGCTGACTGGCGAGGATGTCGAGCGCGGCACCTTCACCCAGCGCCACGCCGGCATTACGGACATGAAGACGAACCTGAAGTACTTCCCGGTGAAGATGTTGTCGTCTTCGCAGGCGCTCATCACCATCTCCAACAGCTCCCTCTCCGAACTCGGCGTCTGCGGTTTCGAGATGGGGTACAACATGGAGAACACCCGCTCCATCACTATGTGGGAGGCCCAGTTCGGCGACTTCGCCAACGGTGCACAGGTGATCTTCGACCAGTTcctcagctgctgcgaggaAAAGTGGAATGAGCACAGTAGCCTAAtcctgtcgctgccgcacggcTACTCGGGCGCCGGTCCGGAGCACAGCTCCGCTCGCGTGGAACGCTTCCTGCAGCtgagcgacgacggcgaccgAGTGCCATCGGACTTTCGCCACTTCCCTAACGACCAGGCGCTCGAAATCCGCATCCGTCGCCACAACTGGCAGGTGACCTACCCGAGCACTCCGGCCAACTACTTCCATCTTCTGCGCCGCCAAGGACTCCGCGAGTTTGCAAAGCCGCTCATCAATTTCTTCTCGAAggcgc is a genomic window containing:
- a CDS encoding putative 2-oxoglutarate dehydrogenase subunit — translated: MMRRALSGVVAVRASAMRSYTDARTIRKPNPYDQLVNAENQHYVEDLMRQYEADSALVDPSWVPVLEAIRSGSDDSPVVATFSRPTDAKALSEKQRHDNMRLSWMIREYERFGHHMANVDPLSGYHADNCILGSRTLAPEEFGFTKDDLSHVFNVTFGASHEATFVSGGTAMTLQQIINQLRRLYCGPIGFEFMSSGFFELRNWFRQEVTDSLQPLPAEERRLYYNDVVKACGFEKFLQLKYATKHRFGLDGGEALIPALKAAILTSSDLGVQSAIIGMAHRGRLNVLANVLHKSLRAILNEFEGRVAIEDAHLTGDVEYHLGKRKHVKLPNNKSIELDLLPNPSHLEAVNPLVLGKARARQLYTNDVECTAVLPILIHGDSAFAGQGSCYETMGFCELENFHVGGTLHLVINNQIGFTTNPKDSRASAYCTDLSKVNNAPVMHVNGDDVDACVKAAKIAARFRQQFHHDIIIDLVCYRRYGHNETDLPDFTQPKLYNQIRQHPSVVDIYTKTLIKDGVLTAEEAKAKDKDWEGVLRQAYDRMNSAQNFVKVMPVFDPESENTSADLSYAKIAATRIPPPVSAVDTGVETQTLREAGVRLASIPKEMQKPHPVVERTYAARKKGTEQGDAIEWCQAELMALATLSMQGVPIRLTGEDVERGTFTQRHAGITDMKTNLKYFPVKMLSSSQALITISNSSLSELGVCGFEMGYNMENTRSITMWEAQFGDFANGAQVIFDQFLSCCEEKWNEHSSLILSLPHGYSGAGPEHSSARVERFLQLSDDGDRVPSDFRHFPNDQALEIRIRRHNWQVTYPSTPANYFHLLRRQGLREFAKPLINFFSKARLRAPNLSRLSDMTQGTSFKAVIDTARAKDTVARKVVFCSGQIESIVNDAKTAMQKETPGVHDDVVLVTVEQLAPFPWEQVADVMETYAQRNPITEFVWLQEEPRNMGMWTHMRPRMNSLMHHLGLQQKRISVVSRPSAASPSTGYGSVHVAEEKKLIAETLA